ACGAAAAGTCAAAATTCATTAACTTCTCCTCCCGAATCCCCATACCATTCTCTGCCCTAGATACCATCCATTGAACTAATTGAAACTGCCCAGAGACCTTCGCTGGAAAGAAAAACCCCTGAGCCTCTTCCCTACTACCCATTGGCCTTGTCTATGTGTGATGTGCCAGATATCCAATGTCTGCCGGTGAGAAAATGTTGAGATCCATCTCTGGGTTTGCTATCAACAACTCCACATTCTTCTTCCGGACCACCATAGATAGTTCCTCAGCCACCTGCGAGTCCGATGGGTTGACTGAATCGTGAGCGAGGTTCCTCGGCACCTCAACTCCTTTGTCACCTTCTCTAAGGTCCAATGGGTTCCTCGGCATCTTCGATGCCTTCTCGCAAGTCCAATGGGTTCTTCGGCACCTTGTCCGGTGAGGTTGACTAACTCTTGTTGGTAGAAGGACCAGCCTCTCCCCCCTCTCTAGTTCTCCACACGAGCTAGGTTCCAGCCTTAGCCTTATCTCTATTTTGCCCCACAACCTAAAGCCCAACGGAGCAAAGCGGCCCATTTGCTTTGAAACTAGCCTAGGACCCTTTAATTGCTCACCTGTTTTATTGGACCCACGAACCTCATAGCCCAGACCCTTCCGATTTTCATCCTCTACACATTGTATTGGAGAATCAACCCTTGCATGCATTGACGACAATTGCATTCTCACATCCAACAAGGAATTGTGCACATCCTCCTTTGCCCGACTAGTGGTGGGCAGCAGGGCACCGCCCCCTTGTGtccaccacccccccccccccttcaaGGCGGCATGGTCAACCTTGCTCGCCCCCtgccaaaatatatatttataagtttaaatatataaatatatacatatataaaaaaatattcgtTACTAAAACAATGTTTTggcaacaaataattaaaaaaagggcaacattttttttggttttttttttgggggggggttAGGGTTTCCCCCCTTCCCCACCCTTTTCTCTCTGGCTCTCTCGGTCGCTACCCTATCGCAGTCACCGTAGTGGCACGGCCCTcgtcctcttcttctctcttccccactctctctctctttcctctctgGGGGCATGGCAAGAATCTAACAACGTTTGCATTCAAAGCCACCAGATTGTGTATTGtgtttaggttttttttttcttgttgtttctgTTGTTCCAATTCAATGTGTATTGTTGTGGAtttgatttgtattttgtaactTTTTCATTGTTGAGTTGTCTTATTTTGTGGTTTCCACTGTGTttgatctatttattttttttgtgattttttggtTGGGACAATCGTGGATGGAGGGGTGGACGGACCATGGGTCCACCCCTGCACCCCAACACACAAACGAGGGCCCTGCCCCTAGGATGTAGTGGCAGATTCCAAGGGGCAAACCCTCCCCAAGGGTACAGGTAGCACCTTATGCCTGACCCACGACAAGCCTGCCACCCCCCACCTCTCCACTGTGCACTTGCTGTCCCAAATGTAGGTGGAGCCTTTCCACCCCTATTCTACACTATGGGATGCATCGGTACCTTTTGCTACACCAGAGCCTCCCTATACGAGCAACTCTGTTTCACCGCCACCAATGGCCTTAGCACTACCCCTCCTCTGCTTTGAATCTCATTGCCTCCCACAATGCATTCTACCATTCTCCTCTAGCCCTTACCTCCCAACTCTTCAAGTATGAAAATGAAACTACATCTGCCACCACCACCGTACTCCACTAGAGCCATGTAGCAGCTACAAGTATTTTGACACCTCTGCTCAATGAAGCTTTTGGTACCCTCCCTTGAGGTTGTGTAAAAATCCTTCTTTTCCCCCTTCAAGCATTCCTCCAATGTTTTGGAAAACCATTGCACCATAGGAATTcccagcctcatctctttcaCCACCCTTCGACTCCTCTCAATAATGAACAAAAAATTTCCATCCTTCAACAAGGCAAAAACCTTTGATTCTATTCCATCACTAAGTGTTTTGGAAGCACCAGCATCCCACTGATCTCGCTTAAAAACATTCAACTCAGCAGTAATCTCACCGTTGAAACCCAACAAACCTCATCGGTAACAAGGTTGTGCGGAGAGAAAACCGAAAGACAACATCGTTAACCTAAGAAATTGAATATCTAATTCCAGGAGCCATAGTGTTCAAGTAGCAAAGCAATTGGACATCATGAAGAATAATAGATAGATCACtactgaagttttttttttgataagtaaaataagttttattaatatgaaCATAGGCATTGCCCAAGTACATTGGTAGAATACAATAGAATGCACCTAGTTAGGAGCTACAGATAGATATgaggaaatcatgaaaactgagaccattaaaatctataacAATAGCCCACATAAATAGTCTAAAAGAACATATTTTTGCTGAAGCTTCCACATAAATGTAAGTATTTAGAACTTAAGGTCATGAAATACTCTCATTGAGGATTAAACCCTGAGAAGTTCTAAACATGATATAGAAGAATTTCGAATCACAACATGCTACCAACAAAtttgaatcaaacaaaaaatgtacttgaattaaaataataataataataataataaagagaacAGATCCAAACCTCACTGCCATTCAATGTCATGAAATAGAAATGTCTATGACCCTTAAAAGCATAATCCTTTTGCCGTGCTTCATAAGCATGCATATCAAGCACCTGTAACCATATAACAGAAATCTTTGTCAGAGAAAGCTATGTTACAGATACACACTACACCTCCAAGTCTACATGCGTGCACACACACATCAAAGCATTTGAGTAGTTGGCACTTGAGTATATATAGCTGGGCGGCAAAGATAAACTCCTATCCCTTAAATATTCTGCTCTCATAAAACACTGAGAGATTCATTCCATTAAGGAAGAAAGTCCACTTTTGTGCCAACTTTGATTTATGGAAAACAGAATTGAGCTTATGTTGGTAGCCAACTTAACTAAGCCTTGACCCACTTAATTGGGCTACACGAATTCTCCTTTCGCCAATTGATCTGTTTAGTGCATGCAGGTTAACTGTGCAGAAAAAAGTGAGGGGGCTAGGTCACCACCAAGTTCTCATTCTATTTATAAAGAGGTCGGATAGAGAGAGACAggcagacagacagacagacagacagctCATGTGGAAAGCAAACAAAACTTCATATGAACTGGTTTTGTTCAACGTTTGCAGAAGTATAGCACAACCATgtcaaattaataattagtgcAAAGAATCAATATATTGTATTTCATCCACCAATAAATTCGATGTAAGATTTTAATCAAATGGCAGCCCACACTCCATGCTAGTGGGGACTTATCACTAGGAAAAGACACCTCCAGACTAATGTTTAGAAtaacatggagagagagagagagagagagagagagagagagagagagagagagagagagagagagagagagagagttccatAATTACCtctccaacatattcaataagaAACTGCCCTTTGGATATATCCTCCACCAACTTTAGCCCATAACCCTTCTTCCCACTTCGAAACCATTCCAGCTTAGCATACCTCTGTTTTTGGAACTGCAAACAAGCATTTGGACTCAATAATGCCCCTTACATGCAATTAATTTCACTAAgagaaacaattttttttttttataagtcaccAAGAGAAACAAATACATTGCTAGCAGTACTAAACAGCTAAAATACCTGTTGATTTGAACAAAACTCCCCACATGGGCAGGTGCCTTGGACACATTCAATATTAAGAACTCGGTTCAGGCATTCATCTCCACAACCCAATAGGCCTTTCAAAGATGGCTTGCAGTGACAAACCATTATCtgaagaaattataaaatatataaacatagaaaaaaataaactgaCCTAAAGAACCATGCCTTTTGCATGTAACAAAACCATCATATCAAGATCACACGCCCAAGTTTAGACAAtgggaaaaataattaaaacaaagtaaAGTTAGTACTGTAGTCAGGATAGATAAGTGGTTGACTATGCTGGaatataaagaataaagaaCATGTACAAGAAAACTAACAAATCAGTAAATCAACATCATTCACAGAAAATTCATGAAAGTAGAGAATATTCAAATGTCCACGCaaagataaaacaataaggCAATTCTGAACCAGTAGTGAAATTAAACATTCCACacgagggagggagggagagagagagagagagagagagagagagattaattgCATCAAGCACAATATTTTCTGCATGAGGGGGAAAGGAATATCATTTATTTGAATCCAAATTTAAACCATTGATCCTGTGAGGATAACAAATGTAAAGCGGATCGCATTATCCAAAATCTACTGGTACCAGCTTCATTAGTTGGGTTCAAAATTAGTCCATCAAAATGCCAATTAAGtgtaccttttttatttttttatcagtaaagtgtaccctttttttaatattttaacaatgcAATATTTTAATTTGCTATGCCACAGGACATGTCAGTCCACGTAAACGATAACTTATACATAtttcattcaatagaaaaataattctcACAAATTACACTAGTTAAAATGGAGGCAATGTCGAAATGTTTTGTGCAAAAATTGGATGTTGAAAACTAACAAAGGGTTTGCTTTGTTAGCAGGATAGATTATGCAACTCAATTACAGTACATATCCTTTTTAAGGAAAGCTAGAATCTTGGAAGATCTACTGAAAAATGATACATGAGTATTGAAATGAAAATAGCCcaataattcaaattaaatgTCAATTACATACCTCGTCGATAGTCTGAGTTTTACGCCTACGATGCAAAAACTCATTCGTAGAAATATGCTGAAAAGTTGACTCTTGGTAACCTGAGggcaataaaaaaagaaaaaaatgtcacaaatcggaaaatataaaaataaaaggatggCATAAGACCTCAATAGAATCCTGGCTGCAAGCTTGTATTTGATCTTACCAATCCGCTATCACTAGCAAATACCACTTACCTGTTGATCGCTTACATTCCAATCCCTTGTAATTTATAGGTGCATCATTAGAATCTTCTTCACAAGAGGCATCAGATATATCCAACTCTACATTAATATCTGCATTTGACTTCTCTTGAGGTATTGAGCAATCAGCAAAGGCTTTATCCAGGTTTTCCTTACATGtcctttaaatataaaaatacacaAAGCAAAATCAAATGCTCAATTCTAAATATAAGTTTGGAAAGACAATAATAAACTGGAATGGATATTAACTATGTACGCCTTAAAAGTTGAAGGTAGTACATATAACATACTGAAATGATGGACCACTAATGATTCCATGTACCAAAAGTGAAAGGCAAAAACATATAACAAATAGAAATAATGAATTGCATCTGATTGGATGTACAAAAGCACTTTTTTTGATCGGTATGTACAAAAGTacttaaatgaatgaaatgacaTCTTCAGACTAAATGGTACCAATAGTTTCGGAATGGCAATGAGATTTGGAAGTTCTGAAACGGGTGATCTCCAACCAGCAAGGAGGGAACTCTCTTGTGCCCAAGAAATTCATTGTTTgaaacttcattttctttttgataggtAACATTGTTTGAAACTTTATATGCCTAGTTTCATTTTAACTCTAGATCCAAGCATTTTTCTTCCACAAGAAGCAGGCACACCTAATGAAATTCTCCTCCCCCTTAaatgagatttataaaattatgggAATGGGTTGCATTATGGTAAGATAACACATTATTGAATGAGCTCGCTTCAAACATCCCCTGCTTTGAAGGGGCCCAACAAAGTTTGTATTAACCATTCCTTCTCAGGTtcccaatcttgtgcaactcTGGATAAATCCACATCCCACCAAGCAAAATCATTGGGAAACTGCAAGTGACCCACCACAAAAACTTCCTTAAAACAAGCACAGTTGAAAATTTTCAGTTACTAGTCATGGGCTTCCTTACTAGAAAATTAGGTGTCCAATTCCTATTGAAGGCATATCCCAAgccaagatttatttatttacattttttttttttttttttgcatagggTGTCCGGTGTAAAGTCCCGACTAAATCTCAAGGGTGCACAGGTCATCGGCAatgagtttcccgcaagtgcaccttaGGTACATCAAGGGAAATTTTCCAGTCTTATGgtccctagaaattgtttgcactcatGGTTCCGAATCTTAGacctggagggagcataccatcAAGACCAGGCTTTGACCACTTCAGGCAACCCCTAGAGGTTAAGCATATCCCGAGCCTAGATAAAGCCTATGTGATAGGAGATTTGACAATATTGAAGTTAAAGAATTTCCAGTATCATCTAGCTACATCATGAGAAAAGTGTTTGCTTGCCTGGGCTTTCTTTTATTCAGTTAGTCAATAAATCATACTTGCATTCAGAAAATTTTCAGCCATCTCTCATGAATTGAAAGGATGTAATTGCCAGCACCAAACCAAATGAATAGAATCAAATTATTCACATATTTTCCCTACCAAGTGATTATCATCCCAAACGTTTTTTGGTAAGTAATCACTAAGCCATTTTACCCCAAATTATAGATAAAAACTCAATAAAGATACTGTCTCAATGAATAAAACATGTATGACaatctacttataaaaaaatgtattagaATCTAATACACTGACAAAGATGTGAATACCATGCTTCTTAAGGTTTCTACATTACTATAGAATGTTTGTAATGGTAAAGACAGGTATAAAAGATGGTGTACcatgtgcaattttttttatcaattaaatCTGCAAGCAGAGCTGGTATACGACGCCATTTATGACACACGTCACATAGAACCCACGCCTTACGGGGGGGTGGATGCTGCTCCTCTAAGCCACCTGGTACCGCGTTCAAGTTAGATTTGTTTGTGACTGCAATATTGTCAACAGTGTCAGTTTTCCCAACGCTATCAACATTGTGATCTCCTACAATATCAAGTCAAGCTAAGTAAGAAGCAGACTTTGAACTGCCTAATTTGAAAGTATCTCAAAGGGAAGAGTTAAACAACATCCTTTGCTGAGCACGTGTACATGGTGAAGAcacatttacaaaattattatacATCCAGGGGAGACATTGCCAGTCctaaaatggttaaaaaaaaaatcacatggcCACAGGCAGAGTATTACCACCTTCTGGCTGACTTTCCACTTTGTgaaagatttgattacaaacaACCTTCTCCTCGACTTTTAACTTATTGGCAGACTTCGGCTGCTTCTCCCTCTTTTGTCTACGCACATTCCCTCTCTTGTCAGCTGATTCAGAACCTTTGGACCTGCCTTTGCTCACTCTACCAGATTTTGAAAGTTTACACACCATAGCTTTCGTAGGAGGAGGCAAATTCTGGGAATCATGTGACTCAACAGGTAGGATGGAATGCGTTTTGGCTTCCACAGCACTTTCCTCTTTCCAAGCCTCTCCAAGCATTATGTGTTCCGTCTCTTTTGGAAAAACCAATGGTTCCATAGACAATTCCTTGTTGCTTGACGAGTTGCTTGAAGCAATTGCGCTGGTGAGTGAAGTGAAAATCTCTCCAGAGCAAAGTATATCGCCCATATGTTGTCTGCATCCTTGTTTCTTCGATGTTTTAGCTTTGTTTATGCAAGTTGGACCAGGTGATCCATCCTGCAGAACAAAGTTACGTGAATGAGGGATCCTCTTCTTCTTACCCCTCTTACTGTTAGTACGATGTTCTTGAGCAGCAACATCTTTGGAGGAACTCAAAAGAGCGTCATGCAAATATAAATTATGTCTTGGAGTGACTTGGGCATCTGGAGTCAAATTGATAACTTCTGAATCAGGAGAAGTTCCAGAATCTATACACCTATTCCCAATTGCCCCTCCCAATGCATCGACCAATACATGGGAGGGAACCCCAAGATAAATTTCTGCATCACCAGGTGCCTTATCTATAGTATTGGCTCCCTCAGTGTCTTTATTTGCAAGTTTTCCATCTTCCTGTGATTTATCTTCAATAGAACCGGCAAATTTCGGAAGTTCTAAACCTGTTCCAGAAAACAAATCTGTCCCATAATCACTAATGTTAACATTGGAGGATACTGAAGTATCAACAAACTTTGGATCTATATTGTTCAGACAACTTTCAGCTGCTACTTTTCCCACTTTAACCTTCAAACGAACACGACTAGTTGAAGCACGACAATTTCCCCTTGACCCTTGTGAGCTTCCACTTGCTTGCCTCTTGTTCTGCTTTCCACTTCGTCGGCCACCCCTTGCTTTTCCCAATCCTTTCTTCTGTACTTGATCGAACCCATAGATCCCATTACTCTGCTCAAAAAATTGAGTGATATTCTCCAATGATCCCCAAATAGAAGAACGAGCTGGTTTTGACAAAGAGCTTCTTTTCAGTCTTGCAGCCTCCAAAACAATTTTAATACTTCCACACGGGTGTAGAACATGGGATGCGTTCTTGCGTTTCTTTTCAGCCCTCTTTTTATTAATCTTTTGGCTTGATTTATTTCTCTGGCCCTTCCTTCGAGAAGATGAGGACACAACTTCAGGACATTTGGTTTCAAAACCACAACCAATACCGACAGtatcttttccttcattatCTGTATGTCCAGAACATTCAGCCACACTGCTAGAATTAAGAGAAGTAATAATATCCTCATCTGTCTTGTCCTTTGATGTATTAGGATTGGCAATACTGAGGGGTTGACAAGATGGGGCAGAAAATGATTTCTCAAAAGTACAGTTATGAGTCATATTGGCAGCACCCTCCTTTAAATTGCAGGAATTTTCTTCTAATGGTAATATAGTGGTACCCAGTTCAACAGTTGTAATATCACTTTTATCCTCCACAACCTTTGGAACCCTTTCTACACAAACACCACAAACACCATTATCATTCTTCCAATCATTTTGTTGGGCAGAGATGCTTGGTAATTCAGACATATGTAAACTTTCCAAGGCCCTTTGGCATCCCTGTGGAGGCAATGCTTGAAAGGATGTATCAATATCACTTGTTCTTTGAAAAATCCCACTAACCCTTTCTACAGAGAGCTCACCAACAGTCTCTTCATCACTCTTATCACATTTCTGCTCACCATAGCTCACCGAGTCACGTGCATGTAAGACTTGCAAAGGAATTTCACCACCCTCTGAAGGAGAAATCCAGTTGTGAACATCAGCTTCTGTCCTTGCTGAAGCATCACTTTTCTGATCCATAACCTCCAAAGGAAGATCACCAATGTTCTTAGTGTCCCCCTGCTCCTGCTGGTGAGCATAGCCATTTGGGAAATCAGTCATTGGTATTAATTCCAAGGGCATTTCACGACCGTCtgaagaagatattttattatgagCATTGGTCTCTAACCCAGCTAAATCACCACTCTTCTCATTGATAACCTCCATGATACCTGGTGATGAAACGCTGACACTCCTATGATCTATCTCATCCAGTTGAGCAAAATTCCCCTGTGAACCAGTCATCTGTACAGATTTGAAAGGCATTTCACAGTCATACTCACCTTGAGAT
This is a stretch of genomic DNA from Carya illinoinensis cultivar Pawnee chromosome 15, C.illinoinensisPawnee_v1, whole genome shotgun sequence. It encodes these proteins:
- the LOC122296217 gene encoding uncharacterized protein LOC122296217 isoform X6 — protein: MGSCENLAIIEKPLCGSVLEQNLNLEFSVPCVSEQRSGLEVAHRLFESKAYPPNAVDRCQDFCMVGDTGVSSSGITEAKKAFTTDSDGLVIERQNVHDLMLENVQGSECSIRGDCMIEIQTQNVASCLENRGSQGEYDCEMPFKSVQMTGSQGNFAQLDEIDHRSVSVSSPGIMEVINEKSGDLAGLETNAHNKISSSDGREMPLELIPMTDFPNGYAHQQEQGDTKNIGDLPLEVMDQKSDASARTEADVHNWISPSEGGEIPLQVLHARDSVSYGEQKCDKSDEETVGELSVERVSGIFQRTSDIDTSFQALPPQGCQRALESLHMSELPSISAQQNDWKNDNGVCGVCVERVPKVVEDKSDITTVELGTTILPLEENSCNLKEGAANMTHNCTFEKSFSAPSCQPLSIANPNTSKDKTDEDIITSLNSSSVAECSGHTDNEGKDTVGIGCGFETKCPEVVSSSSRRKGQRNKSSQKINKKRAEKKRKNASHVLHPCGSIKIVLEAARLKRSSLSKPARSSIWGSLENITQFFEQSNGIYGFDQVQKKGLGKARGGRRSGKQNKRQASGSSQGSRGNCRASTSRVRLKVKVGKVAAESCLNNIDPKFVDTSVSSNVNISDYGTDLFSGTGLELPKFAGSIEDKSQEDGKLANKDTEGANTIDKAPGDAEIYLGVPSHVLVDALGGAIGNRCIDSGTSPDSEVINLTPDAQVTPRHNLYLHDALLSSSKDVAAQEHRTNSKRGKKKRIPHSRNFVLQDGSPGPTCINKAKTSKKQGCRQHMGDILCSGEIFTSLTSAIASSNSSSNKELSMEPLVFPKETEHIMLGEAWKEESAVEAKTHSILPVESHDSQNLPPPTKAMVCKLSKSGRVSKGRSKGSESADKRGNVRRQKREKQPKSANKLKVEEKVVCNQIFHKVESQPEGGLEEQHPPPRKAWVLCDVCHKWRRIPALLADLIDKKNCTWTCKENLDKAFADCSIPQEKSNADINVELDISDASCEEDSNDAPINYKGLECKRSTGYQESTFQHISTNEFLHRRRKTQTIDEIMVCHCKPSLKGLLGCGDECLNRVLNIECVQGTCPCGEFCSNQQFQKQRYAKLEWFRSGKKGYGLKLVEDISKGQFLIEYVGEVLDMHAYEARQKDYAFKGHRHFYFMTLNGSEVIDACAKGNLGRFINHSCAPNCRTEKWMVNGEICIGLFALRDIKKDEEVTFDYNYVRVFGAAAKKCHCGAPQCRGYIGGDLLNSEVIVQGDSDEEFPEPVMLLEYGKSVDSLDNKMPRASPFDCAEIQTAKSILKARRGMHKATNNVGKLESTIEKDAMNQPAASQLHSSLDLEVSKERLPSFVQPVEISQQTEDVTSKPMPAVQKENSREEETVNKASSYADGLEISPTLTLSKSLFDGTDANMKSKSDTVEDKRISSKSRSQMRVSRSSSSAKKGKMSSNSLNTNRVLVTATKSQLLSIKPKKLLASSSNSRCEAVEEKLNELLDNDGGISKRKDATKGYLKLLLLTAASGDGGNGEAIQSNRDLSMILDALLKTKSRAVLIDIINKNGLRMLHNIMKFYRRDFKKIPILRKLLKVLEYLAVRDILTTEHINGGPPCHGMESFRKSILSLTEHDDKQVHQIARNFRDRWIPRPVRKLSYLDRDDGRMEILRGSNCNRFLSSNNYWHDLDARPTEAIDCVNQSMVAMPSYDSGNQEGCSAPCVGGCLTSERKTRKRKSRWDQPAETNPGSRSPLKEQKIESSLMQQFESWPLQGGSVEEALDHTDTVSRKNGNFNGCVDDHSQQDEALRADHGSQNIPDDVPPGFSSPQAQGLSYASSAAMDLHRQNVCHMKRPFDAVVGQPQGKFISCLPVSYGMPLSIVQPFGTPNAESVDGWFIAPGMPFQPFPPLPPFPRDNKDRPTSHASNPLSIDQPAVGQRNGHYPTPCHADETLKNLDIPSSHSQQPFKRVRESSYSSGRRYFRPEKWNAPKTVPPWLRKRNGWGQVADSLRGSSCGKRIGNVANEATNSYLPEDVSCRGEKAGNNYYQHSQNQNHH
- the LOC122296217 gene encoding uncharacterized protein LOC122296217 isoform X2, translating into MGSCENLAIIEKPLCGSVLEQNLNLEFSVPCVSEQRSGLEVAHRLFESKAYPPNAVDRCQDFCMVGDTGVSSSGITEAKKAFTTDSDGLVIERQNVHDLMLENVQGSECSIRGDCMIEIQTQNVASCLENRGSQGEYDCEMPFKSVQMTGSQGNFAQLDEIDHRSVSVSSPGIMEVINEKSGDLAGLETNAHNKISSSDGREMPLELIPMTDFPNGYAHQQEQGDTKNIGDLPLEVMDQKSDASARTEADVHNWISPSEGGEIPLQVLHARDSVSYGEQKCDKSDEETVGELSVERVSGIFQRTSDIDTSFQALPPQGCQRALESLHMSELPSISAQQNDWKNDNGVCGVCVERVPKVVEDKSDITTVELGTTILPLEENSCNLKEGAANMTHNCTFEKSFSAPSCQPLSIANPNTSKDKTDEDIITSLNSSSVAECSGHTDNEGKDTVGIGCGFETKCPEVVSSSSRRKGQRNKSSQKINKKRAEKKRKNASHVLHPCGSIKIVLEAARLKRSSLSKPARSSIWGSLENITQFFEQSNGIYGFDQVQKKGLGKARGGRRSGKQNKRQASGSSQGSRGNCRASTSRVRLKVKVGKVAAESCLNNIDPKFVDTSVSSNVNISDYGTDLFSGTGLELPKFAGSIEDKSQEDGKLANKDTEGANTIDKAPGDAEIYLGVPSHVLVDALGGAIGNRCIDSGTSPDSEVINLTPDAQVTPRHNLYLHDALLSSSKDVAAQEHRTNSKRGKKKRIPHSRNFVLQDGSPGPTCINKAKTSKKQGCRQHMGDILCSGEIFTSLTSAIASSNSSSNKELSMEPLVFPKETEHIMLGEAWKEESAVEAKTHSILPVESHDSQNLPPPTKAMVCKLSKSGRVSKGRSKGSESADKRGNVRRQKREKQPKSANKLKVEEKVVCNQIFHKVESQPEGDHNVDSVGKTDTVDNIAVTNKSNLNAVPGGLEEQHPPPRKAWVLCDVCHKWRRIPALLADLIDKKNCTWTCKENLDKAFADCSIPQEKSNADINVELDISDASCEEDSNDAPINYKGLECKRSTGYQESTFQHISTNEFLHRRRKTQTIDEIMVCHCKPSLKGLLGCGDECLNRVLNIECVQGTCPCGEFCSNQQFQKQRYAKLEWFRSGKKGYGLKLVEDISKGQFLIEYVGEVLDMHAYEARQKDYAFKGHRHFYFMTLNGSEVIDACAKGNLGRFINHSCAPNCRTEKWMVNGEICIGLFALRDIKKDEEVTFDYNYVRVFGAAAKKCHCGAPQCRGYIGGDLLNSEVIVQGDSDEEFPEPVMLLEYGKSVDSLDNKMPRASPFDCAEIQTAKSILKARRGMHKATNNVGKLESTIEKDAMNQPAASQLHSSLDLEVSKERLPSFVQPVEISQQTEDVTSKPMPAVQKENSREEETVNKASSYADGLEISPTLTLSKSLFDGTDANMKSKSDTVEDKRISSKSRSQMRVSRSSSSAKKGKMSSNSLNTNRVLVTATKSQLLSIKPKKLLASSSNSRCEAVEEKLNELLDNDGGISKRKDATKGYLKLLLLTAASGDGGNGEAIQSNRDLSMILDALLKTKSRAVLIDIINKNGLRMLHNIMKFYRRDFKKIPILRKLLKVLEYLAVRDILTTEHINGGPPCHGMESFRKSILSLTEHDDKQVHQIARNFRDRWIPRPVRKLSYLDRDDGRMEILRGSNCNRFLSSNNYWHDLDARPTEAIDCVNQSMVAMPSYDSGNQEGCSAPCVGGCLTSERKTRKRKSRWDQPAETNPGSRSPLKEQKIESSLMQQFESWPLQGGSVEEALDHTDTVSRKNGNFNGCVDDHSQQDEALRADHGSQNIPDDVPPGFSSPQAQGLSYASSAAMDLHRQNVCHMKRPFDAVVGQPQGKFISCLPVSYGMPLSIVQPFGTPNAESVDGWFIAPGMPFQPFPPLPPFPRDNKDRPTSHASNPLSIDQPAVGQRNGHYPTPCHADETLKNLDIPSSHSQQPFKRVRESSYSSGRRYFRPEKWNAPKTVPPWLRKRNGWGQVADSLRGSSCGKRIGNVANEATNSYLPEDVSCRGEKAGNNYYQHSQNQNHH